The following nucleotide sequence is from Candidatus Eisenbacteria bacterium.
TTCCTTGAGAACGCGCCCCATCCCTTCCGCCTCCTCGCGCGCGATCGCGCGAAGCCTCTTCGAGTAGGCCTCGGAAAGATCGACGAAGCGAGGCTCGCCGCTCGAGGGAACGTACCCGATCAGCGGGTTCGTCCCCATCAGGTTGATGTGATCGCGCACCGCGACGATCTCCCCCGGCTCGAACGCCGGGTTGATCCCGCCGCTCGCGTTGGTGAGGATGAGGAAGCGGACGCCGAGGCGGCGCACGACGCGGAGCGGGAGGGTGGCCTCCGCGAGCGGGATCCCTTCGTAGTAGTGGACGCGCCCCTGGAGAAAAAGAACCGGCGTCTCCCCGATCCGCGCCACGATGAGGTGCCCCGGATGCCCCGGGACGGTCGACTTCGGGAAGTGCGGGATCTGCCAGTACTCGAGCGAGAAGAGACGCTCCGAACGATCGGCGAGGGGCGCGAGGCCGGACCCGAGCACGATCGCGATCTCCGGCTTCTCCGGAAGGCGAAGGTCGAGAAAGGAGACCGCTTCGACGACGCG
It contains:
- a CDS encoding purine-nucleoside phosphorylase; amino-acid sequence: MDKRVVEAVSFLDLRLPEKPEIAIVLGSGLAPLADRSERLFSLEYWQIPHFPKSTVPGHPGHLIVARIGETPVLFLQGRVHYYEGIPLAEATLPLRVVRRLGVRFLILTNASGGINPAFEPGEIVAVRDHINLMGTNPLIGYVPSSGEPRFVDLSEAYSKRLRAIAREEAEGMGRVLKEGIYAAVSGPSYETPAEIRFLGEAGADLIGMSTVPDVIVARQVGFEILVLSCVSNRAAGTTDAPLTHQEVIETAARVAEPFSTLIARIARRIAAEPA